The Triticum aestivum cultivar Chinese Spring chromosome 3A, IWGSC CS RefSeq v2.1, whole genome shotgun sequence genome includes a region encoding these proteins:
- the LOC123062595 gene encoding ras-related protein Rab11C, whose amino-acid sequence MAHRVDNEYDYLFKIVLIGDSGVGKSNILSRFTRNEFCLESKSTIGVEFATRTLQIEGKTVKAQIWDTAGQERYRAITSAYYRGAVGALLVFDITKRQTFDNVQRWLRELRDHADANIVVMMVGNKSDLNHLRSVPEEDSQAFSETEGLSFLETSALEAINVEKAFHTVLSEIHQIVSKKALAAQESAAANGRSMQGTTINVAESSANAKGSCCSS is encoded by the exons ATGGCGCACCGGGTGGacaacgagtacgactacctctTCAAGATCGTGCTCATCGGCGACTCCGGCGTCGGCAAGTCCAACATCCTCTCCCGCTTCACCCGCAACGAGTTCTGCCTCGAGTCCAAGTCCACCATCGGCGTCGAGTTCGCCACCCGGACCCTCCAG ATAGAAGGAAAGACTGTGAAGGCACAGATATGGGACACGGCTGGTCAGGAGAGATACCGTGCAATTACTAGTGCATATTACAGGGGTGCTGTTGGAGCACTCCTAGTCTTTGACATAACAAAGAGgcagaccttcgacaatgttcaGAGGTGGCTCCGTGAGCTCCGGGATCATGCAGATGCCAACATTGTTGTCATGATGGTTGGGAACAAGTCAGACTTAAACCACTTACGATCGGTTCCTGAGGAAGACAGCCAAGCATTCTCTGAGACAGAAGGTCTGTCGTTCCTTGAGACATCTGCACTGGAGGCAATCAATGTGGAGAAGGCATTCCATACTGTGCTGAGTGAAATTCACCAGATTGTAAGCAAAAAAGCACTTGCAGCACAGGAGTCTGCTGCTGCCAACGGCCGTTCAATGCAAGGAACGACTATTAACGTTGCTGAATCATCCGCCAACGCAAAAGGTTCTTGCTGTTCCAGTTGA